GCCCACAGGCCCATCGGCTGCCAGTTGCGCCGCACCGCCGCGACGCTGGTGCGCATGGCGGTCATCACGTCCACCGCCGGACGGTCCATCAGCATGGGCACGGTCACCGCGCTGATGGCAAAGGTGAAGGCGGCGATCACGCCGCCGACCAGGACCCCGGCCAGGACGAAGGTGTTGTTCTCCCCGGACAGAAAGACGACCGGGATAAAGCGCTCCCAGGTCGGCACCGGGTTGTCGAAGAACAGGGCGAACACCAGGATCGCGGCGAGCATCCACACCAGCATCATAAACACCAGGACCAGGGCCATGGCCGCGAGCTGGACGGCGTTGCGCCGCCACGCCTCGCGCGCCTGGCAGAAATGCACCGGCGCGCCCGTCTCCAGATTCGCACTGATCTGGTAGAGCCCGATGCCGAGCATGGGCGCGACCAGGAAGAAGCCGGCGGCCAGCACCGGGACGATGAAGAACAGACCGTCGGCCAGCAGGCCCAGGGTCATGAGCAGGCTGACGGCGACGAAGACGGCCCCGTAGGTCAGGCTGAAGCCGGGGGCGCGGCGCAGGTCCGCCCAGCCCTTGCGGAGCCATTCCCAGGGTTGTTCAAGGGTGATCGCGTTGATGTCGACGTCGACGTCGACGCGCTCGCGCGGCGCCGCGTTGAGTTCAGACAGGGTGCCGATGGTGGCTTCGTTCATGGTCGGTCCTCCGGGTTTTTTCTATACTCAAGATTCATTGTGCGCCCGATGATACAAAAATCCAGGGCGCGGTGCGCTACCGCACGTCGCCTCGATTTAGAATCTCCGGCCTGACCCAACCCCCACGCCCCGAAGGAGCCGCCATGTCGTCCCCCGCCATCCTGGAAGTCGCCGATCAGGTCTTCCGCATCGAGACCGGACTCTATCGCCACGGACTCGCCGCCTGTTACCTGGTGCGCTCCCACGACCGCCTCGCCCTGGTCGAGACCGGCACCGCCCACACGGTGCCGCGCCTGCTCCAGTTCATCGGCGAGCTTGGGCTCACCCCCGCCCATGTGGACTATGTGATGCCGACCCATGTCCACCTGGACCACGCCGGCGGCTCCGGCGACCTGATCGCCGCCTGCCCCGGGGCACAGTTGGTCATCCACCCCAAGGGGGCGCCCCACATGCTCGACCCCGCCCGCCTGATCGCCGGCGCCAGCGCGGTCTATGGGGCGGACGGCTTCGCGCGCGACTACGGGCACCTGCTCCCGGTGCCGAAGGCGCGCATGATCATCGCCGCGGACGGCCAGGAATTCGACCTCGCCGGGCGCACCTTGACCTTCATCGACACCCCCGGCCACGCCAACCACCATGGCTGCATCTACGACGAACGCACCCGCGGCTTCTTCACCGGCGATACCTTCGGCATCTCCTACCGCGAGTTCGACCAGGCCGCCGCCCCCTGGCTCTTCGCCCCCACCACCCCGGTCGCCTTCGACCCGGAGAGTTGGCTGACCACCCTGGACAAGCTCATGGCCTTCAAGCCGACGGCCATGTACCTGACCCACTACGGCCGCGTCGATGCCCCCGAAACCCTGGTGGATGGACTGCGCGAGAGCATCCGCGCCCTGGCCGCCATCGCGTTGGCCGAGGAGGACCGCGACGATCCCGGACGCGCCGCGCGGCTCAAGGACGCGGTCTCCCGGCACCTGGTCGCCAGTGCCCGCGCCCACGGGGTGGACATGGACCACGGGCGCATCATCGAACTGCTCGCGCTCGACACCGAGCTCAACGCGCAGGGGTTGGAGGTCTGGCTCAGGCGGCTTGAGAAGTCGGCCGCTGGGCGGGTTCTCAAGTAGTTGGACGTAAACCCGGATGGGGCATGCGCCGGGTCCGAAACGTTGTCCCGGCGACCAAGCCGGATGGGCCGTGCGCTGCGTCCGAAACGTTGTCCCGGCAACCAAGCCGGACGGGGCATTCGCCCCGTCCCGCCGCGGTTGATGGGACATACCCCGTTCGGCGCGAGCATGGGTAGGGTGGATAAGCGCAGCGCATCCACCAGCTCACGTTAGGTGCCGACCCCAACGGGGTCGAACATACCAGCCCAGGGCAACGCCCTGGGTATGAGGTACAGAATGAAACCCAGCCCTGAAAGGGCGTGACATCGGGCCCTGCACCTTTATGTCACGCCCTTTCAGCGTTGAGGCGATTAATCGACGCTACCCCAGGGCGTTGCCCTGGGCTGGTATGTCAGGCCCCTTCGGGGCTTGGGGAGTCGCGGAGTGATCCCCTGCGCCGGACGGGGCATTCGCCCCGTCCGAAACGTTTTCTCCGGACCCACGGGTTCGCGCCAACGTCGGCAACAGAATAGGCGTTCGGGACGGGGCGAATGCCCCGTCCCGCCGCGGGAGGCGCCTCGGCCAGGCCCCGGGCCGCGCGGCGGCGGCGGGTCACTCGGCCTTCTCGATCAGGTAGATCTCCATCCGACGGTCGCGGCGGTTTGCGGTCCCGGCGGGGGCCGCGCCGATGGGCCTGGTCTCGCCGAGCCCGATCGCCTGGACGCACGCCGCGGCGACGCCGCGCGCGATCAGTGCCTGTCTGAGCGTATCGGCGCGGGCCTGGGAGACGACGAGGTTGGCCTCGGCGCGTCCGCCGGCATCGGTGTGACCCTCGATCCGCAGGTCAAGGCCGGGGTGCTGCACCAGCAGTGCGGCGAGGCCGTCGAGGACCTTCAATTCGCCGGGGGGGAGATCGGCCTTGCCGGTCGGGAACTTCAGTTCGTCATTGGACAGGATGAGTCCGAGTCCCCGCGGGGTCTCGCGGCCGCCCAGCGCGACGAATCGGTCAAGCAGGCCGGGCGGCCGTGCCGGCGCATCGACCTGGGCCTGCGGGTCGGCCGGCGCGGCCGGTTGGCGCGGCCCGCGCCCGGGGTCAAGGATCGCCTCCAGGGTCGCGATGCGCGCCCTGGCGGCGGCGATCTCCCGCTCCAGTGCGGCCCTCTCCTGCGCCCCCAGGACGGCCGCCGCGGGGTCCGGCGCGCTGCCGACGGCGGGCCGCGGCGCAACGTCGCGCCGACCGGGAACCGCCACCGCGGCCTGGTCGCTGTCGGCCGGGCGGGCGCCCGGCGGCGCGCTCGACCTGGCCGCGTACCAGCCGTAGAGCAGGATCGGGATCGCCACCAGGGCCAGGGCCCAGGCCAGGACCTTGAAGGAGGTGTTGCGCCGTCCGGCGTCACCGGAGTCGTCTGCCGATTGGCGCCCCGCACCGACCCCGGCGCCGACCCCGCCCGTCCAGCCCGCCCAGACCGCGCGGACGCGCGGGCTCAGGGCCAGCTTGCGCAGCTCGTCGAGCAACAGTACGCTGGAGGCCACGCTCAGGGCCAGTCCCCAATCCGCCAGGCTCAGGTCGGTGGTCCGGAAGACGGCCTGCGCCGGGCCCCAGTGGACCACCAGCACCTGCAGGACCAGCACGGTCGCCAGGGCCAGCCACAGCCAGCGGTTGCGCAGGAAGCCGGGGTTGAAGGCGCTGCCGTGCTCGGTACGCGCATTGAACACGTTGAAGAACTGGAACAGGACGAAGGTCGTGAAGGCCAGGGTGAGCGCGTAATCCTGGCCCTGGGGCTGCGCGTACCGGAACAGGGCCAGGGTGCCCACCGCCATGATGGTCCCATAGAACACCAGGAGACCCAGCCGCTCGGCGGTGAGGATGCGGGCGTCGGTCGGGCGCGGCGGCCGGTCCATCGCCCGCGGATCGGCCGGCTCCAGCCCGAGGGTCATGGCCGGCGGGCCGTCCATGATGATGTTGATCCACAGGATCTGGACCGCGGTGAAGGGCGTGGCCCACCCGAGCAGGCTCG
The DNA window shown above is from Candidatus Thiodictyon syntrophicum and carries:
- a CDS encoding MBL fold metallo-hydrolase, translated to MSSPAILEVADQVFRIETGLYRHGLAACYLVRSHDRLALVETGTAHTVPRLLQFIGELGLTPAHVDYVMPTHVHLDHAGGSGDLIAACPGAQLVIHPKGAPHMLDPARLIAGASAVYGADGFARDYGHLLPVPKARMIIAADGQEFDLAGRTLTFIDTPGHANHHGCIYDERTRGFFTGDTFGISYREFDQAAAPWLFAPTTPVAFDPESWLTTLDKLMAFKPTAMYLTHYGRVDAPETLVDGLRESIRALAAIALAEEDRDDPGRAARLKDAVSRHLVASARAHGVDMDHGRIIELLALDTELNAQGLEVWLRRLEKSAAGRVLK
- a CDS encoding DUF2189 domain-containing protein; translated protein: MNEATIGTLSELNAAPRERVDVDVDINAITLEQPWEWLRKGWADLRRAPGFSLTYGAVFVAVSLLMTLGLLADGLFFIVPVLAAGFFLVAPMLGIGLYQISANLETGAPVHFCQAREAWRRNAVQLAAMALVLVFMMLVWMLAAILVFALFFDNPVPTWERFIPVVFLSGENNTFVLAGVLVGGVIAAFTFAISAVTVPMLMDRPAVDVMTAMRTSVAAVRRNWQPMGLWAVLIVLFVGLGILTWFIGLLVAMPLIGHGTWHAYRDLVARD